The proteins below come from a single Rhizobium tropici CIAT 899 genomic window:
- the der gene encoding ribosome biogenesis GTPase Der encodes MSFTVAIVGRPNVGKSTLFNRLVGKKLALVDDTPGVTRDRRPGEAKLIDLRFRIVDTAGLEEAGEETLEGRMRAQTEAAIDEADLTLFVVDAKMGLTHVDKTLAEMLRKRGRPVVLVANKSEARGSDSGFYDAYTLGLGEPCPISAEHGQGMMDLRDAIVEAIGPERAFPEDEDEAETNVSIPRSEVGEDGEEIDEEPAYDDTRPLRVAIVGRPNAGKSTLINRFLGEDRLLTGPEAGITRDSISVDWSWRGRTVKMFDTAGMRRKAKVIEKLEKLSVADTLRAIRFAETVVIVFDATIPFEKQDLQIVDLVIREGRAAVLAFNKWDMIEDRQAVLADLREKTDRLLPQARGIRAIPIAGQTGEGLDRLMQAIVDTDKVWNKRVSTARLNRWLETQQVQHPPPAVSGRRIKLKYMTQVKARPPAFMISCTRSDALPESYVRYLINGLRADFAMPGVPIRIHFRTSENPYENKKKRT; translated from the coding sequence ATGAGTTTTACGGTCGCGATCGTCGGTCGCCCGAATGTCGGCAAGTCCACGCTGTTCAACCGTCTGGTTGGCAAGAAACTGGCGCTCGTCGACGATACGCCGGGCGTAACGCGTGACCGCCGCCCGGGTGAAGCCAAGCTGATCGATCTCCGCTTTCGCATCGTCGATACCGCCGGCCTCGAAGAAGCTGGCGAGGAGACGCTGGAGGGTCGCATGCGCGCCCAGACGGAAGCGGCGATCGATGAAGCCGATCTGACGCTCTTCGTCGTCGATGCCAAGATGGGCCTGACGCATGTCGACAAGACGCTCGCCGAAATGCTGCGCAAGCGCGGCCGGCCTGTCGTGCTCGTCGCCAATAAATCCGAAGCGCGCGGCTCCGACAGCGGCTTCTACGATGCCTATACGCTAGGCCTTGGGGAGCCTTGCCCGATCTCGGCTGAACATGGCCAGGGCATGATGGATCTGCGCGACGCTATCGTCGAGGCCATCGGGCCCGAACGCGCCTTCCCGGAGGACGAAGACGAGGCGGAGACGAATGTCAGTATTCCGCGCTCGGAAGTCGGCGAAGATGGCGAGGAGATCGACGAAGAACCGGCCTACGACGACACGCGCCCGCTGCGCGTTGCGATCGTCGGCCGCCCGAATGCCGGCAAGTCGACGCTCATCAACCGCTTTCTCGGCGAAGACCGGCTGCTGACCGGGCCGGAAGCCGGGATTACCCGCGATTCCATCTCCGTCGACTGGAGTTGGCGCGGTCGTACCGTCAAGATGTTCGATACCGCCGGCATGCGCCGCAAGGCGAAGGTCATCGAGAAGCTGGAGAAGCTTTCCGTCGCCGACACGCTCCGCGCAATCCGCTTCGCCGAAACCGTCGTCATCGTCTTCGACGCGACCATTCCCTTCGAGAAGCAGGATCTGCAAATCGTCGATCTCGTGATCCGCGAGGGGCGCGCCGCTGTGCTCGCCTTCAACAAGTGGGACATGATTGAGGATCGCCAGGCCGTGCTTGCCGATCTGCGCGAAAAGACCGACCGGCTATTGCCGCAGGCACGCGGCATTCGCGCCATTCCGATTGCCGGCCAGACGGGTGAGGGGCTTGACCGCCTCATGCAGGCAATCGTCGATACCGACAAGGTCTGGAACAAACGCGTGTCGACCGCGCGCCTTAACCGCTGGCTCGAAACGCAGCAGGTTCAGCATCCGCCACCGGCCGTTTCCGGCCGCCGCATCAAGCTGAAATATATGACGCAGGTGAAGGCGCGGCCTCCAGCCTTCATGATCTCGTGCACTCGCTCGGATGCTCTGCCTGAGTCCTATGTGCGTTATCTGATCAACGGTCTGCGCGCAGATTTCGCCATGCCCGGCGTACCGATCCGCATCCATTTCCGTACGTCGGAAAATCCTTACGAAAACAAGAAGAAGCGAACCTGA
- a CDS encoding tetratricopeptide repeat protein, with the protein MAFNDDSFIREVNEELRSDQLRFIWRRFGKLIIGLAVLIVLATAAYSGYRYWAGNQAGSGGDQFIAALTLADQNKTDEALAAFAAIEKNGPGSYPVLARLRAATLQVQKGDKAAAIATFSAIGKQTDLPVVIRDAARLRAAYLLVDTGTYDQVAAEAQELAVPADAFRHSARDVLGLAAYKAGDFAKARQWFQAIVDDPQSPRNVANRAQMLLDLITASGKAPVAKG; encoded by the coding sequence ATGGCATTCAATGACGATAGCTTCATCCGCGAGGTGAACGAGGAACTGCGTTCGGACCAGTTGCGGTTCATCTGGCGCCGTTTCGGCAAGCTTATCATCGGTTTGGCCGTGCTCATCGTTCTCGCCACGGCAGCCTATAGCGGCTATCGCTATTGGGCCGGCAATCAGGCCGGGAGCGGCGGTGATCAGTTCATTGCCGCGCTGACGCTGGCCGATCAGAACAAGACGGATGAGGCGCTGGCCGCATTCGCCGCCATCGAAAAGAATGGCCCTGGTTCCTATCCGGTGCTGGCGCGCCTGCGCGCGGCGACACTGCAAGTGCAGAAGGGTGATAAGGCTGCCGCCATTGCCACCTTCTCGGCGATCGGCAAGCAGACGGACCTTCCGGTCGTTATCCGCGATGCGGCGCGCCTGCGGGCTGCCTATCTGCTCGTCGATACCGGCACCTACGATCAGGTTGCCGCCGAAGCGCAGGAGCTTGCCGTGCCGGCTGATGCCTTCCGCCATTCGGCGCGCGACGTTCTTGGCCTCGCCGCCTATAAGGCCGGCGATTTCGCCAAGGCGCGGCAGTGGTTCCAGGCGATCGTCGACGATCCGCAGAGCCCGCGCAACGTTGCCAACCGTGCCCAGATGCTGCTCGATCTCATCACTGCATCCGGCAAGGCTCCGGTCGCAAAAGGCTGA
- a CDS encoding NnrU family protein — translation MALLILGIVLFLGLHLIRVVTPGLRTSLIASLGEGGWKGAYSIASVIALVVLIYGFGQARDMTPVWSPPFWMSHITILLMLFALICLVASLLPAGHIAVRTKHPMVLSVKIWALAHLLSNGDGAAILLFAAFLAWGVILRISFKRRERAGEITVRPFVSAKYDLYAVIIGVVAWALIIWKLHAWIIGVSPLVI, via the coding sequence ATGGCATTGCTCATTCTCGGCATTGTTCTTTTTCTCGGCCTCCATCTGATCCGCGTCGTGACACCCGGCCTGCGAACGTCTTTGATCGCAAGCCTTGGCGAAGGCGGCTGGAAGGGTGCCTATTCGATCGCGAGCGTCATAGCTCTGGTCGTCCTGATTTACGGCTTCGGTCAGGCACGCGACATGACGCCGGTCTGGTCGCCGCCGTTCTGGATGAGCCACATCACCATCCTGCTGATGCTGTTCGCCCTCATCTGTCTTGTCGCCTCGCTGCTGCCGGCGGGGCATATCGCGGTCAGGACTAAGCACCCGATGGTGCTTTCGGTAAAGATCTGGGCGCTGGCGCATCTTCTCTCCAATGGCGACGGCGCTGCCATATTGCTCTTTGCCGCTTTCCTGGCTTGGGGCGTGATCCTGCGCATTTCGTTCAAACGGCGCGAGCGAGCCGGCGAAATCACCGTGCGCCCCTTCGTCTCGGCGAAATACGATCTCTATGCTGTTATCATCGGTGTGGTCGCCTGGGCCTTGATCATTTGGAAGCTTCATGCGTGGATTATCGGGGTTTCGCCGCTCGTTATATGA
- a CDS encoding polysaccharide deacetylase, translating into MFRFAICLSLALSLGLPAAAQADDKPKQLVMISFDGAHDNALWTKSREIASRNGAHFTYFLSCTFLMNKTQAKAYQGPKQRPGKSNVGFAKSEDDVRTRIANIWGAHQEGHDISSHACGHFDGKGWSASDWKQEFMNARIALRDAWKNVGLADKEPQGWEDFATNDVRGFRAPYLSTSDGLVPAEKEMGFQYDASLVTKGPALPQLIDGIYRFGLPLIPEGPEHRLVIGMDYNLYVRHSKGVEDKANAETYEDRTFDAFEAAFAKQYDGERIPLQLGFHFVEMNDGAYWRALDRFVSDVCHKQDVACVSYSEAIPLIAARGKPQQG; encoded by the coding sequence ATGTTTCGCTTCGCTATCTGTCTCTCCCTCGCCCTTTCCTTGGGGCTGCCTGCAGCCGCCCAGGCCGATGACAAGCCCAAGCAACTCGTCATGATCTCCTTCGATGGTGCTCACGACAATGCGCTCTGGACCAAGAGCCGCGAGATTGCGTCGCGCAATGGCGCGCATTTCACCTACTTTCTGTCCTGCACCTTCCTCATGAACAAGACGCAGGCCAAGGCCTATCAGGGGCCGAAACAGCGGCCGGGTAAATCGAATGTCGGCTTTGCCAAGAGCGAGGACGATGTGCGCACGCGCATCGCCAACATCTGGGGCGCACACCAGGAAGGTCACGACATCTCAAGTCACGCCTGCGGCCATTTTGACGGCAAGGGCTGGAGTGCCTCCGACTGGAAACAGGAATTCATGAATGCGCGCATTGCGCTTCGCGACGCCTGGAAGAATGTCGGCCTCGCCGACAAGGAGCCCCAGGGCTGGGAAGATTTCGCCACGAATGACGTTAGGGGATTTCGCGCACCCTATCTTTCCACCAGCGACGGTCTCGTGCCGGCGGAAAAGGAGATGGGCTTTCAGTATGATGCAAGCCTGGTCACCAAAGGCCCTGCCCTGCCGCAGCTGATCGACGGCATCTACCGCTTCGGCCTGCCGTTGATCCCCGAAGGACCCGAGCATCGCCTGGTCATCGGCATGGACTACAATCTCTATGTTCGCCATTCCAAGGGCGTCGAGGACAAGGCCAACGCCGAGACATATGAGGACCGCACCTTCGATGCCTTCGAGGCTGCCTTCGCCAAGCAATATGACGGCGAGCGCATTCCGCTGCAGCTCGGTTTCCATTTCGTCGAAATGAATGACGGCGCCTATTGGCGCGCCCTCGACCGTTTCGTCAGTGACGTCTGCCACAAGCAGGATGTCGCCTGCGTCAGCTATTCCGAGGCAATTCCGCTGATCGCAGCACGCGGCAAGCCGCAGCAGGGGTGA
- the sbmA gene encoding peptide antibiotic transporter SbmA: MFHSFFPNPRLFFSSSVVWALVCVFLWYFVGAHIVASMGYPPLAEEQQPVGAAFFVTPTNFLFYLYFILCAAVFCGFWHVISKSNPWIAWSVWGSAFIVFITYFGVQIDVAVNVWRRPFFDLLQNALGGKPGVTDGDFYGLLWAFTQLGLVGVAVSVISSFFLSHYLFRWRWAMNNFYMSKWEKLRHIEGASQRVQEDTMRFATNLEGLGVSLIGSVMTLIVFLPILLELSKYVTDLPIIGAIPYSLVWLALIWSVFGTFLLALFGIKLPGLNFRNQRVEAAYRKELVYGEDREDRAQPPTVTELFSNVRRNYFRMYFHYAYFNVARYSYGQLDAIFLYFVLVPTFVAHKITLGIWQQIATAFGQVSNSFQYLVSSWTTIIELLSIHKRLKAFEAAIYDEPLPPIDQRYLEREAGVIHADG; this comes from the coding sequence GTGTTTCATTCTTTCTTCCCGAATCCGAGATTGTTTTTTTCCTCATCGGTCGTCTGGGCGCTTGTCTGCGTCTTCCTATGGTATTTTGTCGGCGCGCATATTGTGGCGTCCATGGGTTATCCGCCGCTGGCGGAAGAACAGCAGCCGGTCGGGGCGGCGTTCTTTGTTACTCCTACTAATTTCTTGTTTTATCTTTACTTTATTCTCTGCGCCGCGGTCTTTTGCGGCTTCTGGCATGTGATTTCGAAGAGCAATCCCTGGATCGCCTGGTCGGTATGGGGGTCTGCTTTCATCGTCTTCATCACCTATTTCGGTGTTCAGATCGACGTAGCAGTAAACGTATGGCGCCGGCCCTTCTTTGACCTTCTGCAAAATGCGCTCGGCGGAAAGCCCGGCGTTACGGATGGGGATTTCTACGGATTGTTATGGGCGTTCACGCAACTCGGTCTCGTGGGTGTCGCCGTCAGCGTTATTTCATCGTTTTTCCTAAGCCACTATCTCTTCCGCTGGCGGTGGGCGATGAATAATTTCTACATGTCGAAATGGGAAAAGCTCCGACATATCGAAGGCGCATCGCAGCGTGTTCAGGAAGATACGATGCGCTTTGCGACCAACCTCGAGGGGCTCGGCGTCAGCCTGATCGGCTCCGTCATGACGCTCATCGTCTTCCTGCCGATTCTGCTGGAACTGTCGAAATACGTGACCGATCTGCCGATTATCGGCGCAATTCCCTATTCGCTCGTTTGGCTGGCGCTGATTTGGTCGGTATTCGGTACGTTCCTGCTTGCGCTCTTCGGGATCAAGCTTCCGGGGCTGAATTTCCGCAACCAGCGCGTCGAGGCAGCCTATCGAAAAGAGCTTGTCTACGGCGAGGATCGCGAAGACCGCGCACAGCCGCCCACCGTGACGGAACTCTTCTCAAACGTTCGCCGTAATTATTTCCGCATGTACTTCCACTACGCCTATTTTAACGTCGCTCGCTATTCCTACGGCCAGCTCGACGCGATCTTTCTCTATTTCGTGCTGGTTCCGACTTTCGTCGCGCACAAGATCACGCTCGGCATCTGGCAGCAGATCGCCACGGCCTTCGGTCAGGTCAGCAACTCCTTCCAGTATCTCGTCAGCTCCTGGACGACGATCATCGAGCTTCTGTCGATCCACAAACGTCTGAAGGCCTTCGAGGCTGCTATCTATGACGAGCCGCTGCCGCCGATCGATCAGCGCTATTTGGAGCGCGAAGCAGGCGTCATTCACGCGGATGGTTGA
- a CDS encoding PadR family transcriptional regulator: protein MRGFKGGMFGGGFRTGRKFDAADLQLIILALLSEQPRHGYELIKTFEERSGGFYVPSPGVIYPALTYLEETGQAEVEVSGTKKLYRITESGQKRVDDNRDLVEVTLAKLTAIGEKMARVREVFDGGDEDGRDNPFDRHGSGDVHRARHLLRSALRSKFPWSKAEGARIADILERAAADIVRGETKTEDSPKADE from the coding sequence ATGAGAGGCTTCAAGGGCGGCATGTTCGGCGGCGGGTTTCGCACCGGCCGCAAGTTCGATGCGGCCGACCTGCAGCTCATCATTCTTGCCCTGCTCTCCGAGCAGCCCCGCCACGGCTATGAACTGATCAAGACCTTCGAGGAGCGCTCCGGCGGCTTCTATGTTCCGAGCCCGGGCGTCATCTACCCGGCGCTCACCTATCTCGAGGAAACCGGCCAGGCCGAAGTCGAGGTCAGCGGCACGAAGAAGCTCTACCGCATCACCGAAAGCGGCCAGAAGCGTGTCGACGACAATCGTGATCTGGTCGAAGTGACGCTCGCCAAGCTCACCGCTATCGGCGAGAAGATGGCTCGCGTCCGCGAGGTCTTCGACGGCGGGGATGAGGACGGCCGCGACAATCCGTTCGATCGCCATGGCAGCGGCGACGTTCATCGCGCTCGCCACCTGCTCCGCTCCGCGCTTCGCTCGAAGTTCCCCTGGAGCAAGGCCGAAGGCGCCCGCATCGCTGATATCCTCGAGCGCGCCGCCGCTGACATTGTCCGCGGGGAAACAAAGACTGAGGACAGCCCGAAGGCCGACGAATGA
- the map gene encoding type I methionyl aminopeptidase → MIVSTEEELTKLKDIGRICANALHAMAAALEPGITTLELDTIGRKVLEDAGAQSAPELVYKFPGATCISVNEEVAHGIPGSRVIKAGDLVNLDVSAEKDGFFSDTGASFTVPPVKPKIERLCRDGKRALWVGLNQVKSGAPLAKIGQAVGAFAQKNRYTLIANLASHGIGRSLHEEPAEVSTWADPSESRIIEDGLVFTVEPFLSLGAIWAEGGDDAWTLYADPQAPTVQYEHTIIATRNGPVILTLPDK, encoded by the coding sequence ATGATCGTTTCGACTGAAGAAGAACTGACCAAGCTGAAAGATATCGGCCGCATCTGCGCCAATGCGTTGCACGCCATGGCGGCTGCTCTGGAGCCGGGCATCACCACGCTGGAGCTGGATACAATCGGTCGCAAGGTGCTGGAGGATGCCGGCGCCCAATCGGCGCCGGAGCTGGTCTACAAGTTTCCAGGGGCAACCTGCATCAGCGTCAACGAGGAAGTGGCGCATGGCATTCCCGGCTCGCGCGTCATCAAGGCGGGGGATCTGGTCAATCTCGACGTTTCGGCCGAGAAGGACGGTTTCTTTTCCGATACCGGCGCATCCTTTACCGTGCCGCCGGTCAAGCCGAAGATCGAGCGCCTATGCCGGGATGGCAAGCGGGCGCTCTGGGTCGGCCTCAACCAGGTGAAAAGCGGTGCGCCGCTTGCGAAGATCGGGCAGGCCGTCGGCGCTTTTGCCCAGAAGAACCGCTACACGCTGATCGCCAATCTCGCGAGCCATGGCATTGGCCGCTCGCTGCACGAAGAGCCCGCCGAGGTTTCCACCTGGGCGGACCCTTCCGAGAGCCGGATCATTGAGGATGGGCTTGTCTTTACCGTCGAGCCGTTTCTTTCGCTTGGCGCTATCTGGGCGGAGGGCGGCGATGATGCCTGGACGCTCTATGCCGATCCGCAGGCGCCCACGGTTCAATACGAGCACACGATCATTGCCACCCGCAACGGCCCTGTCATTCTGACATTGCCGGACAAGTGA
- a CDS encoding GNAT family N-acetyltransferase, whose product MPQVIIAPVRQSDADELIAANIASRAHHVPWAYPFLDRDGFDAWFGQTVTGPNIGLVARDPGSGGIVGVVNISQMVWGGFRSAFLGYHGMVGFAGQGFMTDAVRLAVAHAFDAVGLHRVEANIQPGNHPSIALVKRLGFRKEGFSPKYLKIGGVWCDHERWAMLSDDPRS is encoded by the coding sequence ATGCCGCAAGTGATCATCGCACCGGTCAGGCAATCGGATGCGGACGAGCTGATCGCCGCCAATATCGCCAGCCGTGCCCACCATGTGCCCTGGGCCTATCCCTTCCTCGATCGCGACGGTTTCGATGCCTGGTTCGGTCAGACGGTGACGGGGCCGAATATAGGTCTCGTGGCGCGGGACCCAGGCTCCGGCGGGATTGTCGGCGTCGTCAATATCAGCCAGATGGTCTGGGGAGGTTTTCGCAGCGCCTTTCTCGGCTATCATGGCATGGTGGGCTTTGCCGGACAGGGGTTCATGACGGACGCGGTTCGTCTGGCCGTCGCGCACGCTTTCGATGCGGTAGGCCTGCATCGGGTGGAGGCCAATATCCAGCCGGGAAATCATCCCTCCATTGCGCTGGTCAAGCGGCTCGGCTTCCGCAAAGAAGGCTTCTCGCCCAAATATCTGAAGATCGGCGGCGTCTGGTGCGATCACGAGCGCTGGGCAATGCTATCGGACGACCCGCGCTCCTGA
- a CDS encoding DoxX family protein, with protein MSYAVDSSVPSVTRAQRVAGMILSGLVIAFLVFDGVIKLVPLSVVTETMAGLGYSADPALARLLGVITLSCAILYAIPRTSVLGAILLTGLLGGAIATHLRVGSPIFSHLLFGVYLGVIAWGGLYLRYEAVRKMIPFFQRSF; from the coding sequence ATGTCTTATGCGGTTGATTCATCTGTGCCTTCGGTCACGCGCGCCCAGCGCGTGGCCGGCATGATCCTCAGCGGGCTGGTCATCGCCTTTCTCGTGTTCGATGGCGTCATCAAGCTCGTTCCGCTTTCCGTCGTCACGGAGACGATGGCAGGGCTTGGCTATTCCGCCGATCCGGCGCTGGCACGGCTTCTTGGCGTCATTACGCTTAGCTGCGCCATTCTCTATGCGATTCCGAGGACTTCGGTCCTCGGCGCCATCCTTCTGACGGGTCTTCTCGGCGGGGCGATCGCGACGCATCTGAGGGTCGGTAGCCCGATCTTTTCCCATCTGTTGTTCGGCGTTTATCTCGGCGTGATCGCCTGGGGCGGACTTTATCTTCGTTATGAAGCGGTTCGGAAAATGATTCCGTTCTTTCAGCGAAGCTTTTGA
- a CDS encoding SRPBCC family protein translates to MTEQTQRNELSLTRIIDAPREKIFRCWTEVELLKRWFAPLPWTVSAASVDARSGGSSSITMRSPEGEDYPGNGVYLEVVPNQRIVFTDAFTSAWVPSAKPFMVVTIQLDDLGASKTRYAATVLHWSAEDREAHEKMGFHQGWAQCADQLAALAAKI, encoded by the coding sequence ATGACTGAGCAGACCCAGCGCAACGAGCTTTCCCTGACCCGCATCATCGATGCGCCACGCGAGAAGATTTTTCGTTGCTGGACCGAAGTGGAGCTTCTGAAGCGATGGTTCGCGCCTCTGCCATGGACGGTATCGGCCGCCAGCGTTGACGCTCGATCCGGCGGCTCAAGCTCGATCACCATGCGTAGCCCCGAGGGGGAGGACTATCCGGGCAACGGCGTTTATCTGGAGGTGGTCCCCAATCAGCGGATCGTCTTCACCGATGCCTTCACCAGCGCCTGGGTGCCCTCGGCAAAGCCCTTCATGGTGGTGACGATCCAGCTCGACGATCTCGGCGCTAGCAAGACCCGTTATGCCGCGACCGTTCTGCATTGGTCGGCCGAGGATCGCGAGGCGCATGAGAAGATGGGCTTCCATCAGGGATGGGCGCAGTGCGCTGATCAGCTCGCCGCATTGGCGGCGAAGATCTGA
- a CDS encoding RNA polymerase sigma factor — protein sequence MTDIAWIDIALTNARPQVMGALLRYFRNLDTAEEAFQEACLRALKTWPDKGPPRDPVAWLIFVGRNSGIDTVRKQAKLQSLPDEEAISDTSDAESDLAERLDGSGYRDDILRLLFICCHPDLPATQQIALALRIVSGLSVQQIARAFLVSESAMEQRITRAKARVAAAGVPFETPGAVERSERLALVSAMIYLIYNEGYSAGGTHREAAAFADEAIRLGRLLLRIFPSEPETMALLALMLLQQSRKDARFDADGQIILLEDQDRSLWDRTLIDEALALLDKAIRHRKPGPYQVQAAIAALHSRAKRAVDTDWEEIDLLYQMLERLTPSPVVTLNRSVALSKLKGPEAALTLIATLEAQLDSYFYFHGVRGGLLAQLGRSQEARVAFDRAIALARSPAEAAHIRYQLDRLSADALAAAK from the coding sequence ATGACCGACATTGCCTGGATCGACATCGCACTTACCAACGCCCGACCACAGGTGATGGGTGCGCTCTTGCGCTATTTCCGCAATCTCGACACCGCCGAGGAGGCCTTTCAGGAGGCCTGCCTCAGGGCCTTGAAGACCTGGCCCGACAAGGGGCCGCCGCGCGACCCCGTCGCCTGGCTGATCTTTGTCGGCCGCAACAGCGGCATCGATACGGTGCGCAAGCAGGCGAAATTGCAGAGCCTGCCGGATGAAGAGGCGATCTCCGATACGAGCGATGCCGAAAGCGATCTCGCCGAGCGGCTCGATGGCTCCGGATATCGCGACGATATTTTGCGATTGCTCTTCATCTGCTGCCATCCGGATCTGCCTGCGACGCAACAGATTGCGCTGGCGCTGCGTATCGTTTCCGGCCTTTCGGTGCAGCAGATTGCCCGCGCCTTCCTCGTCAGCGAGAGCGCGATGGAGCAGCGTATTACAAGGGCTAAGGCACGCGTCGCCGCAGCAGGCGTTCCTTTTGAGACGCCGGGCGCGGTGGAGCGGAGCGAAAGGCTGGCGCTCGTCAGCGCCATGATCTACCTCATCTACAACGAAGGCTATTCGGCCGGTGGGACGCATCGCGAGGCGGCCGCCTTCGCCGACGAGGCGATCCGGCTTGGCCGGCTGCTGTTGCGGATCTTTCCCTCCGAGCCGGAGACCATGGCGCTGCTGGCGCTGATGCTCCTGCAGCAATCGCGCAAGGACGCGCGGTTCGATGCCGACGGGCAGATCATCCTTCTGGAAGATCAGGATCGCTCGCTTTGGGATCGCACACTGATCGACGAGGCGCTGGCGCTGCTCGACAAGGCGATCCGCCACCGGAAGCCCGGCCCCTATCAGGTGCAGGCGGCAATCGCAGCACTGCATTCAAGGGCAAAGCGCGCCGTCGATACGGATTGGGAAGAGATCGATCTTCTCTACCAGATGCTGGAGCGGCTGACGCCATCTCCCGTCGTCACGCTCAATCGGTCGGTCGCGCTTTCCAAACTGAAGGGACCGGAGGCGGCTCTGACGCTGATTGCAACGCTGGAAGCGCAGCTCGACAGCTATTTCTACTTTCATGGCGTCAGGGGTGGCCTGCTTGCACAGCTGGGCCGCTCGCAGGAGGCACGCGTCGCCTTCGACAGGGCGATTGCGCTCGCCCGCTCGCCCGCCGAAGCGGCCCATATCCGTTATCAGCTCGATCGTCTGAGCGCGGATGCCCTTGCGGCTGCAAAATAA
- a CDS encoding YciI family protein: protein MLYAILCYNDEDTVFAWSKEQEDATMARLIAVQEPLAKAGKLGPVARLMPTTAATTLRKGKNEPIVIDGPFAETKEQLLGFYVVDFETLDEAIGFSKELAAANPGVGSYEIRPLYVFRPGAVAT from the coding sequence ATGCTTTACGCGATCCTATGCTACAACGACGAAGATACCGTGTTTGCCTGGTCCAAGGAGCAGGAAGACGCGACGATGGCGCGGTTGATTGCCGTGCAGGAGCCGCTGGCAAAGGCTGGCAAGCTAGGGCCCGTGGCACGGCTGATGCCGACGACGGCGGCAACGACCCTGCGCAAGGGCAAGAACGAGCCGATCGTGATCGACGGTCCCTTTGCAGAAACGAAGGAGCAGTTGCTCGGTTTCTACGTTGTCGATTTCGAAACCCTCGACGAAGCCATCGGTTTTTCGAAGGAGCTTGCCGCAGCCAATCCCGGCGTCGGCTCCTATGAAATCCGTCCGCTTTACGTCTTCCGGCCGGGAGCTGTTGCAACATGA
- a CDS encoding S66 peptidase family protein codes for MRPGDKVRFVSPASSPDRDRVLRHAEILKGWGLKVDFGEHAFHKRDYLAGTDEERLADLNAALRDPDVRAIFTTGGGKGSYRIADQMDVAAARCDPKFVIGFSDITALHLSFLKNCRQIGIHGAFFAGPNDESVSLYTRDSMRRALMTTEDLVINSRLEEPTSQLTTCGTVRGRLIGGNLDTVATSAGWALPDLHGAVLLLEAVNMYRGQVDRQMTMLRKAGHLNGLAAVAIGQFTDFEFDRRYSVIDILREHLAELNVPILGGLPLGHGDRPASVLVGAIAELDAKAGTLVVLRDPI; via the coding sequence TTGCGGCCGGGCGACAAGGTGCGCTTTGTATCGCCTGCAAGCTCGCCCGACAGGGACAGAGTTCTAAGGCATGCGGAGATCCTGAAAGGCTGGGGGCTGAAAGTCGACTTCGGCGAACATGCCTTTCATAAGCGAGACTACCTTGCGGGTACTGACGAGGAGCGACTTGCGGATCTTAACGCAGCGCTTCGCGATCCCGATGTTCGGGCGATCTTCACAACAGGCGGCGGTAAAGGCTCGTATCGGATCGCCGACCAAATGGATGTTGCTGCAGCCAGATGTGATCCCAAGTTCGTTATCGGTTTCAGCGACATCACCGCCTTGCATCTCAGTTTCCTAAAGAATTGCCGTCAGATCGGTATTCACGGTGCTTTCTTTGCTGGACCGAATGACGAGAGCGTCAGTCTTTATACGCGCGATTCGATGCGCCGAGCACTGATGACAACCGAGGACCTCGTTATCAATTCGCGGCTGGAAGAACCGACTTCGCAGCTGACCACATGCGGAACGGTTAGAGGCAGATTGATCGGCGGCAATCTCGATACAGTTGCCACATCTGCGGGCTGGGCGTTGCCCGATCTACATGGTGCGGTCCTTTTGCTCGAAGCCGTTAATATGTATCGCGGCCAAGTCGACCGGCAGATGACGATGCTGCGCAAGGCGGGGCATCTAAATGGTTTGGCAGCTGTCGCTATCGGCCAATTTACCGATTTCGAGTTCGATCGGCGCTACTCAGTGATCGATATCCTGCGCGAACACCTGGCCGAGCTGAATGTGCCGATCCTCGGTGGCCTGCCGCTTGGGCACGGCGATCGCCCGGCGAGCGTTTTGGTCGGTGCCATCGCGGAGCTTGACGCCAAGGCAGGAACATTGGTGGTTCTGCGAGACCCAATCTGA